cctgccccaccccagggcaAGGGAGGGCTGGGCAGGTGCTCATTAGCTGATCTTCTGGCTGTAGTCCTTGGCCAGCCCTAACTCATCCCTGTTTTCTCCTCCaccctctcctctgtctctgtgtctctgccttGTCTCACCTCTGTCTCTGTGGAGTTTCTGTCTCTATATCCTTGTTTTTTCAATTCACATATGTCCCCTGAAGCCTCCTGGGATGAAGCTTTGGCCAGTGCCCTGGGGAGTAGGGACTTACCAAAACCCAGAACCTGCCCTTGAGAAACTCTCAGTCATGGGTGAGGATGAAGGAGGCAGATGTGATTTCAATGTGGTGTGACTCTGTGCTGTgctcggggtggggtggggggcctcTTCACTCCCACTTagggatcagggaaggcttcctggagcagGAGACGTCGGATATAAGATTTAAAGGAACCAGAGCAGTTCATCAGGCCAAGACAGAAAAGAGGGTTCTAGGCAGAGAGGACAGAGGGGTCCAGAGGCCGGAGAGAAATGATTGAATTGAATTGATCAGTAATCAAGAGTGATTGGAAGAAATTTAAAGGGATGAGGTTGCTGGAGAAGTGAACTCTCCAGGTGGGAGGGGCAGACCACACAGGGCCTCCAGTGCCAGGCTGAAGGACTCAGTCCTCCCCCTGCGGGTGCTGGGGAGCCTTGGGAGGACTAGGAACTGGGGAGGGTCAGGGTCAGCTCTGGGACATGGTGGGGAAGGACCAGAGGGGAAGAGACTGGAGGTGGGAGACGAGGCTGGTATGAATCCAGACTGGCAGGCGCGTGTCTTGACTTCCTAATGTCTCTGGGTCTGTGGCTGCTATTCTTGATTGTGTTTTCCTTGGCTGTGCCTGGGCCGTGGGGTTCCCACCGAGGGCTGGGGTCTCACCCCCTTTCTCTCCCGGCAGAAGGCCAGGGTTGTACCGCCTACGACGTAGCTGTCAACAGCGACTTCTACCGGAGGATGCAGGTTGGGGGCGGGGCTGCAGGGGAGGCCTGGGCCGGGGCCTCTCCCTCCATCACCCAGCCCTCCCAcatctcttctccctctttcacTCCTAGAACAGCGATTTCTTGCGGGAGCTTGTGATCACCATTGCCAGGGAGGGCCTTGAGGACAAATACAGCCTGCCACTAAATCCAggtgaggggcggggcctgggccaCAGGGAGGAGCCAAACCTGGAGGAGCTTGGGGGCGGCCCCTGGGAGAAGTGGGACTAGTGTGGGCAGGGATTATATTAGCCCCTGGGCTGTGGAGTTCAGGGAGAGGGATGTGTGAGTcttgggaagggggagagggaggaggcaggggtCTTGGAGAGCCTCGAGGGGCGGGGCTAAGGCAGGCACGCCTCCTAAAGTCAAGCTTGGGGGTGTGGTCAGATCCCTGGTATCCTGGGCAGAGGGCGGAGCCTCTCTCGCAGTGCAAGACCCCCTTCTTCCTCTAGGGGAGGGAGCAAAGGACACCCTGAGCCATGTGACCTTTGATCCTGTGCTCCTTCCCCTCAGAGTGGCGTATATTGAAGAACAGACCTTTCCTGGGCTCTATCTCCCAGCAGAATATCCGCTCCCAGCAGCGTCCTCGGATCCAGGAGCTGGGGAACCTGTACATGCCCGACTCCCCAAGACCTGAGAAAGGGTGGGCATTCAGTGGGCTCCCTATCTCCTGTCTCCCCGACATTCTTTGGAATCTCTCCCGCTATCCTGTAGGTGTTGGTGTCCTGGGGCTCTGGGAACccagagggaggagaagcagaaCTCCCTCTGGGAAGGTGTCCTgaggctgcagggctgggagggagaaagagagggagcgGCCCTGGTAAAGACCTGGCGGCTCTTCTGAGTTCTGGGTCTGGTTCCTCCCCAGCCCTGAGAAGCCTCACCTGAACCTCTGGCTGGAGGCCCCTGACCTCCTCTTGGCCGAAATTGACCTCCCCAAACTGGTGAGTGCACCCTCCACCAGAGTAGGAGAATGAGGTCTGGAAGGGTCGGGGTCTTGGAGGGGGAGTGATGCGGGCTTGTTGTCAGACCTGTGTGAGCCTGGCCAGTGCTGCGCTCGGAGCAGGTTGCCTCCTCCGTCCCATGGGGGCCTCAGGCCCACTTCCGGTGCTGTCCTGAGGATGCCCAGTGCATCGTAAGTGCTCAGTTATAAACCTGTAATTACTGTGTCCCACCTTTTTCTTGGGAGGTGAGACTCTTTAAATATGGTATCCCGACACGCGAGAGTTCTCTCACTGGTCTGTGTTCTTATCGTCCTgttgctggggaggggagggtgggctgATTCCACTGCATCCCCAGGAAGGCGCTCTGGGACTGTCGCTGGAGATCGGGGAGAATCGCCTGGTAATGGGGGGCCCCCAGCAGCTGTACCATCTGGATGCCTACATCCCCCTGCGAATCAGCTGTGATGAGAGCAAGGCAGCCTTCCATCAGAAGAGAAAGGTACCTGGGGGGCTGGGAGTTGTGGGGAACCAGGGACACTTGGGGACCTGGACCCCTGGGTTTAAGGGAGGAGGGACTGGGGGCCTGGActctgggtctgaggggggaggggctgggggggtctggatcctgggtctgagggaggagggggctgggggctggatcCCCAGGTCCTGAacctctttccccttcctctctctcctcagcAATTGATGGTGGCGATGCCCCTTCTGTCCATGCCTTCTTGACTGGGTGTCTCCCTGTGCTTCTACATGGAGGGAAGAGGATGGTGGCTTCcctaaaattgaaataaaagatttttgcctttgttctttgTCTGGCTAGGAGTAaatggggagtgggagggaagagggacaTTGGACTGGAATCCCATGGAGGTTGCTCCGCCAGCTCAGGTCTCGTCCTCTCCCCCGATCCTctccctggcctcctggcctctAGTCTCTCCCCTTGTTAGTTTCTCTCAAGGCCCCAGAGCTGCCCTTGTCCCACTCCTGTTCACAGCCCCTCTTTGGCTCCCCAGCGCCCCTAGGAGAAAGTCCAAGCCTCTCAGCTAGCACTCAATGTTCTGTGCTGTCTGGTTGCCTACAtgttccctgtttttttttttccccactgcagggcacatgggatcttagctcccgaccagggatcaaacccatgtcccctgcagtgcaagtgtggagtactaaccactggaccaccagggaagtcccccttcatGTTCCCTTGTGGTCTCTTCCTCCCAGTCACTCAGGCTAGTCATACTGAGCAGTGTCCTGACCACACCAGTTTTTTACACCTTTTCTTAGTTTCCGCTGTTCCCCTATTTAGTATCCTCTTCTCCAGTACACCTACCCAGGTCTACTCCAGTACCTCTGGTTGTTTGCCCTCACAGGGCACATCTCCTTACTCTACACCCATGCCCTGACCCGACCCTCCCAGTCATCCCTTTTAGTGAGCTTTTCCTGGGAAGCTTTTCAAACTTCAGGCTTTCTTTGATCTTCCCTGGCTGAGTTAGAATCTTCCTCTGGTGGTCCCCAATACCCAGTGATACTCTCATTAGAGCTATGTCCCCTATGGTGTGACAATGCCTGATGCctagtaggaactcaataaatatttgttgagttcaTGAATGATTGCCAACACACCTTCCATAGTGAATCCTAGGAGGATAGGTAAATGCAGGAGCCTCAGGGGTAGATGTTGGAAGAACAGCGAGGAGGCCACTGTGGCTGGAACTGAGTGAATTGGGTGGGGAAAGAGGGATTAGATGGTGAGGTGAAAAGGTTTGGGGATGACATTGAGTAGGGTCCCTTGGGCCTCGGAAATAGCGAACTTGGGCGCCGTGTCCACCAGAGGGCGCAACGCAACTTCAGCCCGTTGTCTCAGAGAACTACAACTCCCAGCGGCCCTCGGAGTAAAGCGGCCCTTCAGAAGCAAATGGTGAAGTCCAGCGGCCGCTGGGACTTGTAGTTTGCACGGGAACCCTCCGTGGGAGGAAGAACTCATTCCCGGGTCCCGAAAGTGTAGGGCTGGGTCCTCTCTGCCTTCCTCGGTCTCCATGGTGATGGTTCCGGCGAAGGCCCGGGATTTGGCAGCTGCTGGGCCCCCTTCCCACTCCTTCCTCCTCACCATCTGCTCCACCTTCACACCTGGCCCGGAGCCGCGACCGCCGCCTCCGCACCCAGACCGGGGATTCTGCCACCACAGGGTGGCGCGTGTGGACGAATCCGCGGGCTACTCCTCCCTCAGACTCTGGAGTCCGAGCCCCAGGCTCCCTCCGCCCTCTGACCCAGGAGTCCCAGACTCCAGCCTCTCCTCCCTGGCAATCCGGGGTTTTCTCAAACATAGGCAAAATTGTGACACTCAGAGGCCCAGCGAGACAAAGCTAGAGGCTGCGGCGGGCAGCGGCTGCCGGGCCAACCCCTTCCGTGGCGCCCGCCCGCCGCGCCGGctgctccctcccactccctcgcGGACCTGTGTCACATCATGAAAATTTAATCCCAAATGTATTTTTGGCCAGACCCAGGGAGGCAGTGAGGAAAGGAGCACCCTCCTGGGGCCTGGATCTGGCGTCGGAGAGAGGGGCTGGCGGCGAAAGCAGCGGGACAGGACCTGCCAGCGGGCTGGAGACAGGTTGAGGTTCAACCCCAGAGGGGCGGGGCTGGAATTCAGGGGTGGAGTAAGAAATCAGGGGGCGGGGACAGATCCCGGGCGGGGCGGGGACAGATCCCAAAGGGTGGGGCAGAACTCAGGTGCGGGGAGAGGACTCAGTAGCTGGGGACAGAACTCACGGACGTATTCCTGGTGCCGATTCCAGAGGGTGTGGGCAAAAATCAAAGCAGGGACAGATCCCAGGGGAGGGGACAGAACTCAGGGGTAACGAAATATcagaggggacacaattcaaggGGTGGGGACAGAACTCAGGGTGGGGAGAGAACTCAAAGGGCGGAGATAGATCCGAGGCTAGGGAGGGAATAATGACCagcaactgggggtggggggagtataACTATAAGGGATGAACTCAGATGGGAAGGAAATCGGAAATGAAGGAATTGGAAGGGGGGATGCGCCTAGAGGGGAAATAGAACTGGAGGGACATgaaattcaaaagaggaaaatggaaacaggTGGATGGGAGTCAAGGGCGAAGAAACTGGATGGGGAAGAACTAGAAGGGACAATGGGTGTATCGAAATGGGGCTTGGAAtctagggagggggaaggaattCCCTGAATGAGAAAAGAACCCTCTGAATGAGAAAGTTGGAATTGAGGATATGGTGGCCTGGGGATGGAGGGCGCTGGGCAGGATGTGGAACTGAAGGGCACAGAAATTCGGAGGGATAGGGCTGGGAGGATGAAACGCAAAGGAAATTCAGAGGAAGATGAAGCTGTAGGAGATGAAAATGCGGGGACGAAATTAGGGGGAATGAATTGGGGGGAGCAAATCTCagatggggaggagagaaaatcTTGGGTAGAAGGAGCTGGTGGGGGATGGATGAGAGGGGAGTGACTCCGGGAAGGAACAGAACTGGGGGCGATGCAACCCAGACAAGTGAGTTCAGAACCCAGAGGCGTGGTCTTGGAGTGGAAGGGCGGGGCAAGAACCGGCAGCGGGAGCTGCGAAAGGTGGGCGGGATTAGAATACAAGGGGCCGGGTCTAGCATGGATGGGCGGGGCCTCTccttgccccaccccacccccgacgCTGAGTCCAGTGACAGCCCCCAGACAGCCCGCACTCGCAGCCTCCTTCCCCCCGAGCGGAGCTGCGGGGCCGGCCGGGCCGGGGCGGACCCCGGGTACCCGGACGCGGCCGCCCGGGCCCGCGGGCGGGGGGATCGGCGGGGGGGGGAGGGACCAGCAGCAGGGGCAGCCACCATGGAGTTCCGCCAGGAGGAGTTTCGGAAGCTGGCGGGTCGTGCCCTCGGGAGGCTGCACCGGTGAGCACGGTGGGGGTCCTGGGCGGGGAAGAGCACTAGGGTCCGAGGAGGACGCTCATTCCCACCTGGGCGCAGTCGGACAGCTAGACAGACGATACCCATGGGTGGGGGGGCACCcatctgtccagttttctcccTCAGTCTCCGACGGCACCGCTCTCCCTAGTCTTGACTCATCCATCATTCTTCTgcgccccaccccatcccaggctCTGCTCTTTTCTCTGGGATTATATATCCCCCTCGCTTGGGTCTCTGACTCCCTCCCCCGCTTCTGGGTCTCCGTTCACCTATCTTCTCTCTGGCTCCTCTCTTGAGATCTCTGTTCCTTCTCTCTaggtctctgtttccttttatCTCTGAGTCTGTCCCGCTGTCTGGCCATTGCTCTCACTAGTTCTCTACAACCCCTCTGTCTAGGTCTTTGTCGCTCTCTCTCTGAATCTCTGTCCCCCAACTCCCTGCCCTAGGGTCTCTGACCCTCTCCTTTGGGTCTCTGACCCTCTCTGGGTTTTTATTTCTCCACCCCGGgtctctccatctctgtgtgtttgtcaGTTTCCATCTCTCAGAGAGTTTAATCTGAAGCTAAATCGGATTGGGGCCCATTGGTCCTTGTCCTTGAGGAGAGTTAAGCTGGGAGGAAGAAGCCAGGGTATCCTGGGTCTCCAGTGGAGAAGGGAGTTGCCGGCCAAAAATTAGGCTCCTGGGGTAAGACAGACTTCCCAAAGGGTACAGGCTAGAGCTCAGAGAGACCTCCTTCCAGCCGAGGAGATGACGCCAGTGACCTGGGTGTCCCCAGAGCAGTCTGGACACCTCTCCCGAGtccctcacccccaaccccagccctggctccaAGTCAGAGAAATTACTCAGCTGCGGAGAAGCCTAAAAATATCTGGCCACAGTGCGGGGAGGAGATGGCCTCATCAGTACCATGCCCCTGCCGCCATTCCCTCAGACCCTTGGGTCCCCTTGGCCCACAGCTCTGATCCCATCTTTGATTGACCAGCTCACTAGACCATGCGAGTCCTTCTCTAAGTCTAATACTAGTCTTGCTTGCTGCAGATCACCTCCTAGCTCCAAAGTTACCCCACCCTCCAGTAACGTGAGAGATGGGGAAAAAAGCTGGAcagaagggagggggcaggaggatgACAGTgatgggagaggggtggggagatgaGATAACCTCACCCCTTCTTTTCCTAAtcttccagcccctccccaccctttttCTCACCTCCTTTCACGAGTTTCTCAAAATACATCAGTGTGAAgtcaggagagggagagagacgtgctggtggaggggctgggaagggggacGGCAGCGGGAGGGATGTGTTTCTCAGGCGCTCTCCCTCAGTCTCCGTTTCTCAGCTTCTCTGTGTTTGggtttctctccatctgtctctGCCTTACcgtcacctctctgagctgccTTCTGAGCCCCTacagaccccagagttcagggcTCCCACCAGGACAGTCACCAAGGGGTTTGAGCCCAGAAGAGCATCTGAATCCTGGGGTTCACTTTGATGGTTGGCGAGAGGGGGGGAATGCCCTGTATTGGACATAACACCCTGATTCCTTTTAATCCTCTAGAcaaagatgggaaaactgaggcacactTGGAAAAGGGGGGGGAAACAATGGCTGAGTAAATATGGCATCATTCGAACCCAGGTCAGTCTCCCTACCAAGTCTGGGATGGAGGCTGCAGACTTCCTCGAGATGAGTGATGCTGGAGTGGGTGGAAAACTCCCTCAGACCAGGAAACACACGGTAACCCAGGTGACTTGGGACAAGGAcaaggtgggggggaaggggaataCAGGAGAGACAGGAGCCAAAATACCTCCTTTCTGAGAGCCAGGCCTTGAGACGGGTGATGCTGAGGGCCAGGAAGTGCTCAGGCCCCATTGCTACTcttgtgtgtgaccttggacatggtACTTCcgcttcctgagcctcagtttcctcagttttaCAATAGGAAGATAAGGGAGAACCAAAGGGATATAAGAGGACAGAGACCTGGGAGCGGGGAGAGGGGAGTGGACTAAGAATCTGCAAAAGCAGaggcagagacccagagagggaggTTGAGACACCGTTTTCATTTTGGTTACCTGCCTCCTAAGTGCTGCTTTTCCTCACCACCAAGTCCCTAGACCTGAGTTCCAGGcatccagagagggaaagagacccCATCCAGCGTCTCCCCTCTCTGTTCCTGTCCTCTGTGAAGCCTTGGGGCCACCTTCATCTCTACATCCCTGGTTCTCTTCTTCTGAAATGATAATATCACCTTGAAGTTCCCTCTTTGTAACCTCACATTCTACTCCtgcccccattttataggtatGGAATACTGAGACTGCCTCCTTCGGTTTAGAAAGCCTTGATCTAAGATCTATGTCCTAGTATTAGCAATGAATATCACATTTCAGGGGCTGCAATCATATCTTGAGTTTCAGAGTCAAATAGCATGTGAGAGCAACCTGGGTCCAATTCTAATCTCATTGGCTGGCCTGTTCTGATGGGGGGGGGCAGTCCCTACCACCCTGTGCTATTCGTTCTGGGGACTTCCATTCCCCTCTCTCTAgctctctgctcagggtctcattCCGCATCCCCCCAGGTTCTGTCAGCTCCCCCGTCGTTTTCTCCACCCACCCCCTGTTTCTTAACCCCCTCCTCCACTTCCTTAAGTTCTAGGATGGGGAGGGCTGCTGTTCTCATCTCTTCCACCCGCCTCCTCCCAGACCGTCTGGCTGTTCTTTCCTCCCCCGTCCCAGTCTCCCTCGCCTCCATCTGTTCTAGCCCTTTCCTGGGATCCAGCCCGATCCCCTGGCTGCCTACCCGCCTCGGAGAGGGGCCGCACCTCACAAGTCATATCCCTAGTCTGTCTCTTCTCACGCTCCTATAGTCTCTCTATCTTTCTCTCAGCGTTCTGGGTCTCTGCCTCTATGTTCTCTCTCCTGGGTTTCTGTCCCTACCTGACTTTGGGTCCCTCTCTGGGTTTCTGTCCCTTTCCTTCTCAGGGTCTTTGTTCTGTCCCCCACCTTCTCTCAGGGTCTCTGCCCCTGTCTTATTCTCTTCTTGACTggatgtctgtctctctctgtctggatatctgtccccttctctctgggtctctctccttcctctgtgtctctgaCCCTCTTTCTCTCAGCCTCTGCGCTCCCCACCCTGTCTCTGTAGCCCTCCCTTTGATTCTTTCCACACCTGTCTCAGGGCACCTCTTTCTCCCTGCAGCCTCTCTCTGGATTTGAGGTGGCCCTCCAAGTACCCTATACATCATCACAGACTCAATCCTGGATGCAGAACAGGCGGGGGCGAGAGCCTCGCTGGGGACTGAGCCAATCCCCCTACCAGGGCCATCTGTCCCTTGCCAGGACACCTCCCACCACTCCTCCTCCCTACCCCCTAGGCTGACAGCCTGAACTCAAGGTTCTCCAGGGATATCCAGCTGGGCTGCTGGATTCCAGTGCCCTGTACATCTCTGCACCCCCAATCCCTGGGAATGGGCTTCCAGTGGCTGAATGGAGTCAGCTGGATGTCAGGCCCACAACTGGTGCCTGGAAGCAGGGAAGGGCGTGCCACAGGGTGCCGGGGAGGAGCGGGGACCGTATATATAGCTGACGTGGCTGAGAAGCATCTGTTCTTTTGACACCTTTGCTGAAGCATCTCCTTAGCGCCTTTTGCTTCCTAAAATAGGCTCCTATCTGGAAGAGGGGGCTGGAGAGTGTCTCTGGACCTTGGCGGGGAGGGCTGGGGTCACAGGGTTTTGGATCGCAAAGGGTAGCCTGGGTCTAAAACAACTGAGTCAAGAGGTGACATGGCTGGGGGAGAAAGGAACTGAGGAGTTCCCCACTCGAGTCTTAGGGAGGAAGGGCCTGGGGGTGCGAATTCCTCATCTGAGGGAAATTGAGACCGAGGTCCAGATTCCTGGATCCAGAGGGGGAGAAGGGAGTCGGGGGCTGGACTTCTGGGGAAAGAGGGAGTGCAGGCTTAGAATCCCGGGTCTTGAAAAGCAGATTTTGCCCTGGACTGTTGTGTcatgggaggagggggctggggactgGACGTCCGTGTCTGACCCTTGCTGCCTCTCAGTCTTCTGGAGAAGCGGCAGGAAGGTGCAGAGACGCTGGAGCTGAGTGCTGATGGGCGCCCGGTGACGACGCAGACCCGGGACCCGCCGGTCGTGGATTGCACCTGCTTTGGTCTCCCTCGCCGCTACATTATCGCCATCATGAGCGGCCTGGGCTTCTGCATCAGCTTCGGCATCCGCTGCAACCTGGGCGTGGCCATTGTCTCCATGGTCAACAACAGCACGACCCACCGCGGGGGCCACGTGGTGGTGCAGGTAGCTCAGGGCGGGCGCTACCTCAGGCTGCTGATAACACTGCCCACGCCCTCTGATGACGTCACACCCGCCGACACCACGCCCCTTCCACACCACAGCCTGAGTAGCCCCGCCCATTTGTGCTGCCCCCTCAGCTCCATCTCATCTCGGGGCTCGTCCCTTCCTAAGCCCCGCCCCTATCTAAATGAACCTCCGCCCCTATTTGTTTCAGGTCTCTGATTTCAAAATGCAGACTGCCCGTCATTAGGTTCCCTATGTGTTGCCCCTGCTCCATTTTGGCCCTCCTAGCAACTTTACTACACCTGCGTCCCACAACTGTTCCAGTGTTGCATCTTAGTCCCAGGCGCAACTCAGGCTCCACCGTGAATTTTGATTCTGGATTTTCTGAAGTTCCACCGTTGCTTAAATCCCTCCCCCATCTGCTCTGGTCGTTACCTAAAGCCCCGCCTCATTTCAGACTTTCTCCCTATTTTAATTTCGGTATAGGCCATGACCCTGCCTCAGAAAAAAATTCCTGATTTGGGCTGTGGCCTACCCACCCCTTGTTCCCTTCCAATCAGGCCCGACCCTTTGGCTACTTCTTGTCCCTGCCTAGACCCCATCCTGGTCAATCAGCAAACGGTTTGTACATTGGTTAAAAGTGGAGAAAGAATCCCCACCCCCATATATGGGCCCCTAGACATTCAGAGAAGGGACCCTGAGACAGGGAAACAGGCAGAGCTAGGCTTCTAGGCAGCAACAGGCCCCACTGCTAAGGTAGTGCGGTCCCAGCAACATGGAGGAGCAGAGTTGGGGTAGGTGGCACGAGATCTGATTGGCAGGCGAGAGGGGATCCTTGTTGCTGATTGGATGAGGGACTGTCTGTGGGTGCTGATTGGTGGAGGAGCAGAACCTAGGGCAGAGATGCTGGTTTGATGTGACTTTTGGCCCACAGCAAGCTCAGTTCACCTGGGATCCAGAGACTGTTGGCCTCATACACGGCTCCTTTTTCTGGGGCTACATTGTCACCCAGATTCCTGGAGGATTTATTTGCCAAAAATTCGCAGCCAACAGGTATGGGGTGGGGTCTCAAAGTGGGCGGCAGAGTGTGGGTGGAGTTAGAGGGTTTGGCCTTGCATTTGGGGTCTGACTCCGGGAAAATGGGAGGAGCCTGGGTTCTGGACCGGGGTCCTGGAGAAAGGCGGGGCTTGTGATTGTGGAAGGTGGGGGGGTCACAGAGAAGGTGGGGCCTGGGGCTCGGGGGACGCAGGGCCTCGCCTGCTGTGGGAGGAAAGGGCAGAATCCTAGGTATGGCGGGATAGCTGGACTCTTTTCTCGGACCACGAACTCTTCCTATCAGGGTTTTTGGCTTTGCTATTGTGGCTACCTCCACTCTAAACATGTTGATCCCCTCGGCTGCCCGTGTCCACTATGGCTGTGTCATCTTCGTGAGGATCCTGCAGGGGTTGGTAGAGGTAAAGCTCCGCCCCCTATGGCCCCCACCGCCGTTCTAGCTCCGCCTCTTCTCGTTGACTTTGGCTTTCTCCTCCCTAGGGGGTCACGTACCCTGCCTGCCACGGGATCTGGAGCAAATGGGCCCCGCCCTTAGAGCGGAGTCGCCTGGCAACAACAGCCTTTTGCGGtgagaggaaggggctgggatCCAGCCTTGTGAGTCTGAGGATGTAGGGGGCTGGAGTATGGACTCTTAGGTCTGAGGAAGGAGGGGATTGAGGGCttggactcctgggtctgagaGAGGAGGGGGCTGGTGACCCAGACTGAAGTATCTGAGGGAGAAGGGGCTGTGGCCTGTGCATCTGTGTCCCAGAAAGGTGGGGGCTGGGAATCCGCTCTATTGCATTTGAGGGAGAATGGGACTCTTTTCCATCCTGTATCATCCCCCATAGGTTCCTATGCTGGGGCAGTGGTCGCGATGCCTCTCGCCGGGGTCCTGGTGCAGTATTCAGGATGGAGCTCTGTGTTCTACGTCTACGGTGAGGGGCCCGGACGCCTGGGTCCGGGTGGCGCTGGGGCAGAGAGAGGCCGGTCGTCACCTCGCTTCCATCCCCCTCCTGACCCCCCCCCAGGCAGCTTCGGGATATTCTGGTACCTGTTCTGGCTGCTTGTCTCCTACGAGTCTCCGGCGCTGCACCCTAGCATTTCCGAGGAGGAGCGCAAGTACATCGAGGACGCCATCGGCGAGAGCGCCAAACTCATGAACCCCGTCACGGTCCGGGCCCAAACCTGCGGGGCGGGGGcatggtggggagaggagagatatCGAGGCGGGGACGCAGGAAAAAAATGGGCTTTGAACCCGCACTGCATGTAGATCTTGGTGGGCTTACATAGACATTTAGAGGAGACTTGATGGGAACGcaaggtggatggagctagaacCTAGGAGGCGGGGTTAAAGCCCGGAGAGAACGGCAATAGCAGGTGCTGAGAGCAGGGCGAGGTGGCCAGGTGGGCGGAACCACTGATGGGCGTGGTTAAACCTGCCGAGGCGGATTAGAATGTGAGGTTTTGCTTAGACCTTGGGGTGGGTGAGGCTAGAATTAGGGGGC
Above is a window of Phocoena sinus isolate mPhoSin1 chromosome 19, mPhoSin1.pri, whole genome shotgun sequence DNA encoding:
- the PIH1D1 gene encoding PIH1 domain-containing protein 1, yielding MPSNRAVADLKLLVPELNEAETMSAETARFEELLLQASKELQQAQTSRPESTQIQPQPGFCIKTNSSEGKVFINICHSPSIPPPADLTEDELLQMLEEDQAGFRIPMSLGEPHAEMDAKGQGCTAYDVAVNSDFYRRMQNSDFLRELVITIAREGLEDKYSLPLNPEWRILKNRPFLGSISQQNIRSQQRPRIQELGNLYMPDSPRPEKGPEKPHLNLWLEAPDLLLAEIDLPKLEGALGLSLEIGENRLVMGGPQQLYHLDAYIPLRISCDESKAAFHQKRKQLMVAMPLLSMPS
- the SLC17A7 gene encoding vesicular glutamate transporter 1, giving the protein MEFRQEEFRKLAGRALGRLHRLLEKRQEGAETLELSADGRPVTTQTRDPPVVDCTCFGLPRRYIIAIMSGLGFCISFGIRCNLGVAIVSMVNNSTTHRGGHVVVQQAQFTWDPETVGLIHGSFFWGYIVTQIPGGFICQKFAANRVFGFAIVATSTLNMLIPSAARVHYGCVIFVRILQGLVEGVTYPACHGIWSKWAPPLERSRLATTAFCGSYAGAVVAMPLAGVLVQYSGWSSVFYVYGSFGIFWYLFWLLVSYESPALHPSISEEERKYIEDAIGESAKLMNPVTKFNTPWRRFFTSMPVYAIIVANFCRSWTFYLLLISQPAYFEEVFGFEISKVGLVSALPHLVMTIIVPIGGQIADFLRSRRIMSTTNVRKLMNCGGFGMEATLLLVVGYSHSKGVAISFLVLAVGFSGFAISGFNVNHLDIAPRYASILMGISNGVGTLSGMVCPIIVGAMTKHKTREEWQYVFLIASLVHYGGVIFYGVFASGEKQPWAEPEEMSEEKCGFVGHDQLAGSDESEMEDEAEPPGAPPAPPPSYGAIHSTVQPPRPPPPVRDY